The following proteins are encoded in a genomic region of Candida albicans SC5314 chromosome 4, complete sequence:
- a CDS encoding uncharacterized protein (CoA-transferase family protein; rat catheter biofilm repressed) → MTSNKYSQLEETKIIFNSLLSLLPEEFITENVSKIKFENYSNNLIVPCPLKQTETISALKGLEALVALKLTQERFGSNDGTCKIDLEHALLFLFSTYCSSVDGFFKTDKKEVLKYLKPTDLNQAQSDPYRRMSANLYRTKEKDRFYHIHGSLDATTCLEMIGLPAFVPGLEDYDKIVDIYQEKLDQFTVDELEELNTKNKQAGVEALKPDVFLQTKHGATISKVPPFEVETLETSTPKIEFAATLSSRKILDGVKVLELCRIIAGPTIGKILAEYGATVIKVTSDDTLPDVPFFQVDANMGKHTTNLNLKDPNDRLEFEKLLKDADVVIDGYRKGAIEKLGYGPTKLTQLGIERGKGYIYGAENCFGFVGEWSGRPGWQQIADCASGVAWVQGLSMGKNEPMVPPFPMSDYGTGCLGAIAIMLGIYKRHKYGGSYLCTSSLVQYDLLLLKQGQYPEELWKSQILLNDKYKEFTKIRYYDSVDKISKTALDAMIAQRPGLLNNAQYFVKQESKGFGATISTLKPVCQFDTIETGYRCSSRPNGYDAPEWW, encoded by the coding sequence ATGACACTGAATAAATACTCTCAACTAGAAGAAACAAAGATAATTTTCAACAGTTTGCTCTCATTATTACCTGAAGAATTTATCACAGAGAATGTATCAAAGATAAAGTTCGAGAATTATTCCAACAATTTGATAGTTCCTTGTCCATTAAAACAAACTGAAACAATTTCAGCATTGAAAGGTCTTGAAGCATTGGTTGCTTTGAAATTAACTCAAGAAAGATTTGGGTCTAACGATGGTACAtgcaaaattgatttagaGCATGCtttattattcttattttCAACTTATTGTTCTTCTGTTGATGGATTTTTTAAAACAGATAAGAAAGAGGTCTTGAAGTATTTAAAACCAACTGATTTAAATCAAGCACAGTCAGACCCATATCGAAGAATGTCAGCCAATTTGTATCGCACTAAGGAGAAAGATAGATTTTATCACATTCATGGCTCGTTGGATGCAACAACATGTCTTGAAATGATTGGATTGCCTGCTTTTGTTCCAGGATTGGAAGACTATGATAagattgttgatatttacCAAGAAAAGTTGGATCAATTCACAGTAGATGAATTAGAGGAACTAAAcacaaaaaacaaacaagcTGGAGTCGAAGCTTTAAAGCCTGATGTATTTTTGCAAACCAAACATGGTGCAACAATCAGTAAAGTTCCCCCATTTGAAGTTGAAACACTTGAGACGTCAACtccaaaaattgaatttgcaGCTACTTTATCGTCCAGAAAAATTCTTGACGGAGTCAAAGTGCTCGAACTCTGTCGTATTATTGCAGGGCCAACCATCGGTAAGATATTAGCTGAATACGGTGCAACTGTTATCAAAGTGACCTCTGACGACACCTTACCTGATGTTCCATTTTTCCAGGTTGACGCTAACATGGGTAAGCATACCACTAATTTAAATCTAAAAGATCCAAACGATAGGttagaatttgaaaaattattaaaagatgCTGATGTGGTCATTGACGGATACAGAAAGGGAGCCATTGAGAAATTGGGTTACGGCCCAACTAAGTTAACCCAATTGGGGATTGAACGAGGTAAGGGATACATTTATGGAGCTGAAAATTGTTTTGGATTTGTTGGCGAATGGAGTGGTCGTCCTGGCTGGCAACAAATTGCTGATTGTGCAAGTGGTGTGGCATGGGTACAAGGATTATCAATGGGTAAAAACGAGCCAATGGTCCCCCCTTTCCCAATGAGCGATTACGGTACTGGTTGTTTGGGTGCAATTGCTATCATGTTGGGCATCTACAAACGACACAAATACGGAGGTAGTTATTTATGCACCTCATCATTAGTGCAATAtgatttattgttgttgaagcAAGGTCAATATCCAGAAGAGTTATGGAAATCACAGATCCTTTTAAACGACAAATATAAAGAGTTTACTAAGATTAGATATTATGATTCTGTTGATAAGATATCCAAGACGGCTTTAGACGCGATGATTGCACAAAGACCAGGTTTGCTAAACAACGCGCAGTACTTTGTTAAACAAGAATCAAAAGGATTTGGGGCAACAATATCGACCCTTAAACCCGTGTGTCAATTTGACACAATTGAGACTGGTTACAGGTGTTCTAGTAGACCTAATGGCTATGATGCTCCTGAATGGTGGTAG